The genomic segment gtagtactccacaGTACACATGCGCCacatctttatccgttcatctgtccatggatgtTTAGGTTccttccacgtcttggctgttgcatatagtgctgctgtgagcataggggtgcatgtatctttttgaattatatttttgccCAGATATATTGAGCTGACCTGCTTAGTGTCTGGGACCCTTCTCCTCAGGTGTTCCTGCCTGGTTCCATTTATCAGCTACTTCAGCCAGCATCAGACCTACTGCCTGGGCTGCGGGCAGCCACAGGACGAGGGAGACACAGAGAATTCGGTGGCCTGCGGTACCCCAGGCTGCAGAGGTGAGAGTTCCGGGGAGGATGCCTCTGCTGGGGCTCTCAGCATTTGTGACAGTCAGCTTTTATAACTTCTGTACCTCACCTTTTGTACCCCTCCCTTCCTTATGACGCATGTCCTCATTTACACAGAACCCTCAGGTAGCTCATTTTCTCTGTGTGCCTTAATCCTCCAGTGCAAGTAGAATTCCTATGCAAGTGGTATTGCAGCACTTCCCCAGAGTGCATGGTTTGATGAATGGTCTCCCCCTTGGGTGGAGTTGGGGAGGCAAGGGCTGAAAGCTCTGGAGCACAGTGCTGGGGTTGGGGTAGGGGAACAAGTTCAATTCCTTCCCTCCTGGCCTCCTCCAGGTCTCTTCTGTCTCACCTGCTTCCGTCTCCTGGGCAACACCTGCTCCGTGTGTGCATCTCCCCTCTCCTACCAGGAGGAGCTGGATCTAGAGCTGTGAGTCTCAGGCGACATGGGGTGGCTGGAGACTGTGGGAGCAGTGGGAGTGGCCACCCCTCCTGCAGGACCTCTGTAGGCTACTGAGATGGGAGGCTTCTCCAGGGACTCCAGTGACGAGGAGGGCCCCCGCCTATGGCTGGCTGCCGCCCACCGAAAGGGTCCTGAGCAGGAGGCGCTACTGCGGCAGCAGCTCCAGGAAGCGCTGGGCAGGACCCTCTCACGGGATTCCATGTCGGAATCCAGGTGAGCGGAAAACTTCAGGAGTGGGGGCTGGGAGGCCTAAGCACGTTCAGTCACATTTATCAAGGGTTTCTTGGGTGCCTGGCGCTCTGCTAGAGCTGGAGATATAaaaggggtggtggggggaggtttGCCCCATGCCTGCTGTGTCAGCACCCCTGCTCCGGGGTGAGTGGGGGAGAGTGACATCAAGTAGATAAGGGACAATGTAGACAGCGCCCCAAATGAGGAGTGAACCAGGCTCTGGGAAGCACAGAGGACTGAACACCCAGTTTGGGATGGAGGCTTCACGAAAGAAGTCAAAAAAATTGGTGGGCTTGATTTTCACTCACAGAGAGCCAAGTATATCAAATGCTGTGAGATTATCAAGTAGGATGAAGCCTGGAAGCCAGAGGGTTTGTTAGGCTGAGGAGTGCAAGAGAACATTCCAGGGGGAGGCTTGTGTGAGTCTGGAGAATATGGCACACTtagaggtggggggagggtcaGGGAGAGGTGTATTTGTGGCTGGGTGGAGACAGCAGAGCATACTGGGAGATGAGGTTGGCCATCAAGGCagggagaggtgggagagggcCTCAGTTTACCATCTGAAGGTCCTCAGTCAGAAAGTGAtgtatttgtatttgtctttggGGACAATAAGCTAAGAAGGCAGAGTGGAGGcagggtgggagcagggagacCAGAGAGGAGGCTGTCTTAGCTCAGGAAAAGTTGGTGATGGCCTCAGGATTGAGGTGCTGAGAATGACAGGGAGCTTGTGTTTGGAACTGGGTAGTgttagggcaagaggagaaacAGGTTCTGCAGAAACAATGGCCCAGTTCTAGACCTTTCTGGTATCTGTAGGGAATCCACTGGGAATGCCCAGGGGACAGTTAGAAAAGGGCAGGGCTCTGGGCCAGAGGTATCTTTTGGGGGGTTGTTGACTTGGAGACTGAGAGAGATGAGCTGGATCACCCTGGTGGAGGGCAGGGCagcagaggagggggcagggacaGGACCCTGAGGGGCTCCATCACAAACCAAGGAGGGGAGAGACTCAAGAACAGAGAGCCAAGCAGATCCAATGCTGTGAGATGATCAAGTAGGATGAAGCCTAAAGACTGGCCATTGAATTTGGTGGTCGAGAGATTCTTGGAGTGGCTTGTGGGACTATTTCTCATGGTGTGGGGAAGGCCAAAACCAGTCCTCGTGGGTTGAGGTGGGTGACTAGTAGAGAAGACTCAGAAACAGGGTACTTGGCTCTGTGTCACTGTTGCAAGAAGTttgggaattcttttttttttttttaatataactgcTATAGTTTAAAAAAGGAAGCTTGATGGTAAAGAGGGGAGAGTTAGCTTCATAGAACAAGAGAGTAGCTTGAAGGGAACCTAAAAGACTTTTCTTTATCCAAGAAAAAGCTTGTTCTTTACCCAAGTATGGGGAGATTTGAGGATTTCAGAGATGAAAAAAGTGTTGAAGAGTGAGAGATGCCGGAGAGATGGGATCTAGGGCCAGGTGAACAGGGTGGCCTCAAATAGGACCGGGCTCGCCCgaggcaggaggggagagggcatGTTCCTCCCAGCAGAGCTGAGCCTGCTCCAGTCTGGTGGCCTTGCTTTTCtcagggtgagggggtgggggtggggactgggggtggggataGGAGGCATGCACACCTGCTGAAACAGTAAAGAATGGGGTTGGGAGTGGAATAAAGGTTTCAAGGAGTGGGTGGTGGAGGTTGAAATGCCTGCCTTGGGGAGTGTGCAAAGGAGCCAACTGGGGAGGTTAAGAGATTTCCAGGGAGCGTTAAAGGCTCAGATGAAGTTGAAAATCATCACGTGTAATGAGACTCCAGCATGCTAGGTTACGTGGGTTTCCCCAGCAAATGTGGTAGCCATGAATGGGCTTCCAGGGTTAAAGGCTTTTTCTGGGCAGGTCAGGAGATGACGGGGTGAGAATTGGGGTGTTTTAGTCAGAGTATCTAAGATGActggggaagagaaaggggtTGAGACCCCAGTGGGCAGCCCAAGGTCCATGTGTTGCTGGGGTGTTAAAGCAGAGGCCAGGAAGGATGCAGACAATGGGCCAGGCCCAGGAAGAATCCAGGGGCTAAATCCAGAGAGTAGCCAAGATTGAGGGTGATGTCCGAGTAGGAGCAGAGAGGAAGGTCATTATGGCCAAGGAGGTTGAGGATTGGAAGTGTCTGGAATGTTGTGTTGGAAGACTGTGCCCACCAGCGAGAAAGCAGCTGGGCCACAAGAGCGGCTCAAGTCTGGTACCAGCACCCTGGATGCGTATGGCAGGATGTCAGCAGGGCCTGGGGAGATAGGCACAGCCCGGGAGTGTAGCTTCCACGGCAGCCAGGGGCTTTGCAATACGCCACAGGCAGGCCAAGTCTGAGAAAGACAAGTAACCTCCACTTGGGAGGACTGAAGAGAAAACTGTCCAGTGGTCACATTCCAGTGTGAATGGGGCACCGGAAGTTAGTAATGAATTCAGAGGCTGAAGGGGAAGGAAAGTTTTATTTTGAGCGGTTCCAGAGGGCTCAATGAAGTTAAAAGCTGGGCAGCCAGGGAGGTACACTACAGCCTTGAGTGAGTATTATTTCCGAGGTCACTACTGGTTCTGCCCTTGCAAAGCACATGACCTTGGGCACATCATTGCCCACTCATCTCTGAGCCTAAAGTCAGAAGATATCTACAGACACACGCTGGCTTGCCTTGGAGGGGCCTGTGAGAGCCGCAGTGGCTGGAAGATAACAGGAGCCAAATCTGAATAGACAGGGCAGGTGCAGGAGGCAGGAAGTCACCTGTGAAAACAGAATCCTGGTGACTgggccaccctcttcctctccttacTAGTGACCTGGATGAGGAGAAGGGGCTTCGGGAGAGAAGGCACAGGTAGCCACTCCAACCTGAGGCCCCATCTGTCAGCAGCCCCCTCAGCCCCACTGACCACCTCAGAAATCCTCTGCCCTCAAAGCAGTCCCATCTCTcatttccctctcctccccatccctcccaccaacctccaaaataaagaaaccaaaggTGGACACAAGCGTGAatcttaaattattattatttcttcctgTCGCTTACACCCAAGGTGGGGGgcaagggaaggggaggggacaggagagggggGACCGCCTCCCCCCTTAAGGCACTGAGTGGAGAAGCCGCAAGGGGGGGGGGAGGCCACACTGTCCTCACTCCCCAGGGCTGGGCCCCCCATCACCTGAAATGCAAAGAGGAGGCCCAGAGCAACCCGGCCTCCCCCTACCCCAATATATTACATCATCACTTTTTAAATAGAGACAAGGACTGGTCCCGCTACCCCCTCCCTGTGACCCCCCCCACTATTGGGGGTACCTGGGCAGCTGTGCAAATGGGCATGGGGGTGCATGGGAGGGAGAGCACCGGGCCCCTGAACCTGCCCCTTTTAAGGAGGGGGGGACCGCCAGGCCAGGGAGGGGAAATAGTGCAAGGCAGAGCCCAGGCCCGAGCGGGGTCCAGCACCCAGCGAGGAAGGGGGGGAgatacccccacccccagcagaatTGGGTAGTTAAAAATCTGAAACTAGATTTCAACAAGACCAACAGAAAAGGCTATGTACAGAACGGGGGTGGATTCAATCCTAAGGGAAGAGTGAGGGAATTATTCTCCCCACCCcaacagggagccctggcaggcAAGGGTCTGAGGGGAGGACTCCTTTCCCACAGGGCCGCAGCCCACTTTCCCTGGGGGCGGGCGAGCAGTTCGGCGCCCCGGCCTTGGCAAGGGGGCGCGGCTCAGCCGCTGGAGTGGTGGAGGTGGAGAAGGCGGCTCCCTGGCAGTGGCCGCCAGGGGCGCTCGCCCGCGCAGGGCACAGCCGCCAGATGGCGCCGGCCGGCCCGTTCTCCGCCAGGCTCCCCCCCAGCCCCTCACCCGGTCCCACACCCAGCACCGCGCCAGCCCGGGGGCGGCGTGAGTCAGGGGCGGCAGCGGCGGTGGTGGCGCTCGCACCTGggcggggaggaggtggggaggagaagagggtaggaCACCGCCCGGCCCGCCCTGCCCTCTGGCCCCGGGGAGGGAGCGGCGGGAACAAGACATTCCCTGCCCGGGGACgcgggaggggagggcaggggaggagaaCCGGCAGCGGCTCCCCTGGCTGGGCGGGGCCCTCCCGCTGCCCCCAGGGGCGGGCGAGCCAATCAGGCCACCCCGCCCCCTTCTCCAGGACCCCATGACTCAGCGCTGGGAGAAGGGCGGAGGGGGACTGGGATGGCTCCTTCCTTTCAGGCCCAGTCCCCGTCTTTCAAGCTTTTACCTTGCTTTCCCCCACTTACCCATCCTTTGCCGCCCCCCTTTGCGTAATTCACTGCCAGGAAAAGGGAACAGAAACCAGGAAGGAGGGGTCTCGAAAGGGAGGGGCAGTCCTTCACCCCCTTACACAGCCAAAACCCCAAGGGGCATGGGGGCGGGGCAAGGCTTTGGTCCCAAGCCCCCCACCCCCTAGAAACCCGCATAGCCGAAGAGGGACCCCACAAATCAGAAATACATTATTGCTTCTACTCCCCAGGAGCAGCTGGGGACAGGGACCCCACCTTTACAATGGagctgtaaatatatacataatatcatATGTATCACTCCTTGGGAGAGCACCCCAATCTGGGGAGACTCTGCCCCAAAACCTTCTCGGCTTGGAACTGGAATGAGGGCTCTGAGGGAAGGAGCCTATTTCCGATGCCAGGGAGACTCAGTGCCTGAACCCCCAGCGCCGTCTCTGCTGTATACATGCCCACTGCTTGGCATGGGCCGTCCCGGTCCCCGTGCTGCTCCAGCTCGGCCACTCGTCCCTCTTTAAGAGGTGTCCATGGCACCTTCAGCCTGAGGTGTGGTGGGTGCCCCCTCCTCCTCGTCGTCATCAGGGGGCCCTGGGGTGGAGTCTGGGGGCCCAGTAGGGGCGGACGTCTCCCAGAATCGAGGCAGAGACAGGCGGAAGGTGTCCAAGTGACCGTTGGAGAGGTCGAGGCCAGCAGGGGACGAGGTGGCGGCGGAGGGCGGGGGGTAGTGAGGGGGCGCATCGTCCTTGCGGCGCCGCCGGGTGCGCACCTCCAGGCAGTTCTGGCCCTTGAGGTGGCGCTGCAGGTGGTCCTCCTTGGCGAAAGCCTTGTGGCACAGGTGGCACTCGTAGGGCCGGTCCCCTGTGTGCAGGTGCATGTGGTTCTTGAGGTCGTAGCTGTGCAGGAAGCGGGCTGGGCAGTGCGAGCACGAGTAGGGGCGCTCTCCGGTGTGCTTCCGCATGTGGATCTTCAGCTTGTCATTCCTGGCACAGGCAGGGGTGCGGGGGAAGGGAGCCGGTCAGGAGGGGATCCCTGGATCGTCTGGGCCAGGTTCCCTGGCCTCGTCCACTCCCGTCCCCTAGCGCTCCTTTCCCTATTTCTGCTCCGGGAGACCCTTGCTGACTTAGCCCCAGGTTAACCACCTGCCTCCAGCACAGTCAGATCTCTAAGGTCCCAGATCCACCTTCCTTGACTTTCTTTCTCCTGGTCTCTCGCCTCAGCCTGGGGACCACCCCACAGTCCCTCCAGGATCCTCTCCCTCCACACCCCGGGTCTCACAATCCCTTTCTCCCCTGCGCACCGCCCCCCCACATGGCCCCTGCTGGGCCTCCTCCCCATGGTGCTCACCGGGTGAAACGGACGCCGCAGACTTCACAGGCGAAGGGCTTCTCACCCGTATGGGTCCTCATGTGGCGTGGCAGTTTGCCCGCCCCATGGATGATCTTGTGGCAGACTGGGCACTCCTGGGGCATCTGAGAGCGGCGTTTGCGCACTAGCTTGTCCTGGCTGTCCAGGCCTGGAGGCAGGGTGTCCTGGTGCAGGGAACTGAGGTAGGCCATCAGGTCGGGATCGATGGCATCCTCGTCTGAGCCCAGCTCCTCTGGGGACAGTGGGGGCCCGCCGCCCTGTGCTAGCCCATAGGGCGGGGGGTACACcagctcctcctcttcttcctcacccTCGCAGGCCTCGTAGCTCAGGGGCCCCTCGGGGGGTGAGGCAGCCCCTGTGGAAGGGCTGTAGCTGTCTCCCAGCCCGCTGCCCACTCtgcccgcctcctcctcctcctcgtagGTGAAGGGATGGGTGGGCACTGTGGGCACCTCGGGCACCAGGTGGTTGGCCCGGGCCCCCTTGGTCTGCAGGAAAGCTTTGCGGGGCTTTCGGCTGCGGCGGGCAACAGGccgaggaggcggcggcggcggcggtgggaGGGGTGCCTGTGGAGGGCTGTCGTCACCGTTGGGGACTCCCGAAGCTGAGGCGGTGGCTGTACAGGCGAAGGCTTCCAGGTACTGGCGCGCGCGCTCACAGTCGTCCTCGTCCGGGCTGGGCGCCTCTAGTCCACTGCCCTGCAGAATCTCCATGCAGGCCGC from the Bos javanicus breed banteng chromosome 3, ARS-OSU_banteng_1.0, whole genome shotgun sequence genome contains:
- the ZBTB7B gene encoding zinc finger and BTB domain-containing protein 7B, translating into MGSPEDDLIGIPFPDHSSELLSCLNEQRQLGHLCDLTIRTQGLEYRTHRAVLAACSHYFKKLFTEGGGGALSGAGGGGTAAGGVGAGVCELDFVGPEALGALLEFAYTATLTTSSANMPAVLQAARLLEIPCVIAACMEILQGSGLEAPSPDEDDCERARQYLEAFACTATASASGVPNGDDSPPQAPLPPPPPPPPRPVARRSRKPRKAFLQTKGARANHLVPEVPTVPTHPFTYEEEEEAGRVGSGLGDSYSPSTGAASPPEGPLSYEACEGEEEEEELVYPPPYGLAQGGGPPLSPEELGSDEDAIDPDLMAYLSSLHQDTLPPGLDSQDKLVRKRRSQMPQECPVCHKIIHGAGKLPRHMRTHTGEKPFACEVCGVRFTRNDKLKIHMRKHTGERPYSCSHCPARFLHSYDLKNHMHLHTGDRPYECHLCHKAFAKEDHLQRHLKGQNCLEVRTRRRRKDDAPPHYPPPSAATSSPAGLDLSNGHLDTFRLSLPRFWETSAPTGPPDSTPGPPDDDEEEGAPTTPQAEGAMDTS